Below is a window of Mycoplasma sp. Mirounga ES2805-ORL DNA.
GAACTTGACCTTTTTTATTATGGAAAAGGAACTAAAAAATATCAAAAATTAGTTAATAAATATTTAGACTCTTCAAAATATAAAACATCTCATCTAGATTTAAACCTAAAAAATATTTTGGTTAATGATAAAAATGAAGTTGAAATAATTGATTTTGAATGGTCGAGAAAGACACATCCTGGATTTGATGCACTTAGTTTGATTAAAAATGTTGGCTTAAACAAAGATATTGTATGTAAACATCTTGATATCACAAAAGAGGTGTATGAGGATTTTTATTTTATAACATCTGAATTTCAAAAAATGGGTTATAGAAAAACATACTCAAAATTTGTAATAGATGAAGACACTAAACAATTAACATCAGGATATACAAATCAAAGTTTCGTAAAAAACGATTTATTTATACAAGTTAAAAAGAAAAATGGATTTAATCACCTAACAAAATTAGAAAAATTTAACAAATTAAGTTGTGTTATTCCAGTTATCTTTGAAGATGAAAAACTAATTATTAGAAAATTTATTAATAATAATGAAATTGATTTTTCACAATTAACTAACAAAAACAAAATAGTAAAAGCTATAAAAGAACTACATTTAAGCAAAATCAAAGTCCCAAATAATAAAATATATGACCGTCTAAAATTATATCTAGAAATTTGTCCCAATAAGGAGTTTTTAAATAGGATTGGCAAAGACCTTATAAATAAAATTTTAGTTAATTCAAAAACTCTAAAAAATGAAGTTGTTAGCCACAATGATCCTAATACTCAAAACATTATTTTAACTAATAATCAAGAAATTAAATTAATAGATTTTGAGTATGTTTCAATGAATAGTAAATATTTTGATTTAGCTTATATCGCGAGTGAACATGATTTGAATGATGAAGAAGAAAAACAGTTTTTAACAATATATTCAAACAACATTGATTTTAATGAATACTATCGTGTTAAAGTTATATGTAATTTTTACGGAATTTTATGATCATTATCGTACAACCCTGATTTTGAATTTAATTGATTAGAAAAAAATATTTATAAATATAAAAAATATCTTAATTAAATTATTTTTCTTTAAATAAATTAAGTGCCTTAATCCTTTGATCTTTATGATTAACTATTGGTTTTCAATATATTTTTTCTATCTCTATTCCATATTTTTCTTTTAGTACGTCTTTATACTCGAATGGGCAATGTATATACTTTGAAGGTATATCTTTTAAATTTGGCAAAAATTCTTTAATAAAGTTTCCACTTGGATCAAACTTTTTACTTTGGCTTAGAGGATTAAAAATCCTAAAATAAGGGCAAGCATCAGTTCCTACTGAAGAAGCTCATTGTCAATTATTTATATTTGAAGCAGAGTCATAATCAATTAATTTATTAGCAAAATATTTTTCCCCTTCTTGTCAGTTAATTAATAAATCTTTAGTCAAAAAACTTGCTACAACCATTCTTAACCTATTATGCATAAAGCCTGTATTATTCAATTGAGTCATAGCTGCATCAATTATTGGAAAGCCGGTTTTTCCTTCTTTTCATTTTCTTAAAAAATCTTCATTTTTTTGTCATTCTAAATCTCTGTATTTACTTTGAAATGCTTCTTTGTAAATATTAGGATTGAAATGATAAATCATATTGTAAAAATCTCTTCAAGCAAGTTCTTTAATAAATTCATTTTTACCTTGAGAATTTGGCAAAGAACTAATTCTGTTATATATTGTTTTGATAGATATTTCGCCTGTTGTTAGATACTTAGAAAGGTTACTAGTTAAGTTTAATTCAGGAATGTCTCTATATTTATCATAGTTAGTTATTCCATTTAAAATAAATTTATCTAATTGCAATAAAGCTTTGTCTTCTCCAACGTCACTAGTAAATGTATGTTTAATATTTTTAAATACATTATTAACTTGTTTTAATGACTCATCATAATTAAACTCATTTATAAATAGTTCTTTTTTTATATCGGGCCAAGGTAGTGATGCTGGTTTTTCCTTTTTTAATCAACTGTTAAAATATGGAGTAAATACACAATAGTACGACCCATCTTTTTTCTTAATTTCGTTAGCTGAATGCAAGTGTTTATCATAAGAAGGTCTAATTTTAATATTTTTATTTTTTAAAAACTTGATTATTTGATTATCGCGTTTTAAACCATAACCTCGCTCAGATAAATTGAAATATACTTTTTTAATATCTGGATATTTATTAACTAATATCTCAAATTGATTTAATGGCTCCCCATACATAAAATAAATGTTTATTCCTTTTTTAGATAAGTTATTTTTAAAATAATTAAGAGCAATGAAGAAATAGTCATTGCTAAATGAATTAACTTTTATTAAATATGGATCAATAATAAAAACTATCATAATTTTTTCATTACTACTAATAGAATCTAAAATACAATTATGTAAAGATTTATTATCTCTAAGCCTTAAATCATTTCTAATTCATAATATATTCATAACATAAGTATAAATTATTCCAAAAACACATTGAAAAAATAATTTAATTATTAACACATGTAAAAAAATATAAATAACCAAATAAACTATTTTATAGAGAAATCATCAGTAATTTTCTTAATAAACTAAAAAATATGGTTTATTAATTTCCATTTTAAATTTAATTTAATTTATATTTACTTGTCAATTAAAAAAGTACATATAATAAAGTTGGTAATACCTTAATATTACCGCTATTTAATGTATTTAATATGGGAATACAGTCTCTACCAGATTGCCCTAAACAATCTGACAAAGTGATAATTTAAGGTCTTTAAATCTTAAATTTTATCAATTTAATAATAAAAATATTGCATTGGATTTGATGCAACTATTTTAGTCAAAGAAGGTTTTATGAAAAAACTAAAAGAAAAAATAGTTCAAGAAGGAACTATATTAAATGAAAATATATTAAAGATAGATAGTTTTATAAATAATCAAATCGACAGTATTTTAATGAATGATATAGCTAACGAATTTTATGAAGTATTTAAAAGCTATAGTCCTAATAAAATAATGACGGTTGAATCTTCGGGAATTGCACCGGCGATACTTGTAGCATTAAAATTTAAAATTCCATTAATAATTGTTAGAAAAGAACAATCTTTAATTAGTGACAAAGATGTTTACTCATCTAAAATACAATCGTTTACTAAAAATAAAATTTTTGCAGCTACTATCTCTAAACAATATTTAACAAAAAATGACAATGTTCTAATCATTGATGACTTTTTAGCAAGTGGCCAAGCAATACTAGGATGTTTAAATTTAATTAATCAAGCAAAAGCTAAAAATATAGGTGTTGGCATAATTGTTGAAAAAACATTTCAATTAGGCCGCCAAAAATTAGAAGATTTAAATATAAATGTTCATTCTCTTGCAAGAATA
It encodes the following:
- a CDS encoding phosphotransferase; the protein is MNKQYLDLIKANLPNKIYDNISNVELFYKGFHNYTFKAQYKKRDVQLRIPLNKVNVKHNIENIILENFASTIYYKNGVLIRKWFDGQTLEKVSINDQIQTNILNKVKTIHQIQIDLPELDLFYYGKGTKKYQKLVNKYLDSSKYKTSHLDLNLKNILVNDKNEVEIIDFEWSRKTHPGFDALSLIKNVGLNKDIVCKHLDITKEVYEDFYFITSEFQKMGYRKTYSKFVIDEDTKQLTSGYTNQSFVKNDLFIQVKKKNGFNHLTKLEKFNKLSCVIPVIFEDEKLIIRKFINNNEIDFSQLTNKNKIVKAIKELHLSKIKVPNNKIYDRLKLYLEICPNKEFLNRIGKDLINKILVNSKTLKNEVVSHNDPNTQNIILTNNQEIKLIDFEYVSMNSKYFDLAYIASEHDLNDEEEKQFLTIYSNNIDFNEYYRVKVICNFYGILWSLSYNPDFEFNWLEKNIYKYKKYLN
- a CDS encoding deoxyribodipyrimidine photo-lyase translates to MNILWIRNDLRLRDNKSLHNCILDSISSNEKIMIVFIIDPYLIKVNSFSNDYFFIALNYFKNNLSKKGINIYFMYGEPLNQFEILVNKYPDIKKVYFNLSERGYGLKRDNQIIKFLKNKNIKIRPSYDKHLHSANEIKKKDGSYYCVFTPYFNSWLKKEKPASLPWPDIKKELFINEFNYDESLKQVNNVFKNIKHTFTSDVGEDKALLQLDKFILNGITNYDKYRDIPELNLTSNLSKYLTTGEISIKTIYNRISSLPNSQGKNEFIKELAWRDFYNMIYHFNPNIYKEAFQSKYRDLEWQKNEDFLRKWKEGKTGFPIIDAAMTQLNNTGFMHNRLRMVVASFLTKDLLINWQEGEKYFANKLIDYDSASNINNWQWASSVGTDACPYFRIFNPLSQSKKFDPSGNFIKEFLPNLKDIPSKYIHCPFEYKDVLKEKYGIEIEKIYWKPIVNHKDQRIKALNLFKEK
- a CDS encoding xanthine phosphoribosyltransferase, which produces MKKLKEKIVQEGTILNENILKIDSFINNQIDSILMNDIANEFYEVFKSYSPNKIMTVESSGIAPAILVALKFKIPLIIVRKEQSLISDKDVYSSKIQSFTKNKIFAATISKQYLTKNDNVLIIDDFLASGQAILGCLNLINQAKAKNIGVGIIVEKTFQLGRQKLEDLNINVHSLARIKSLKNNKVEFED